Part of the Caulifigura coniformis genome, AGGGGAGCCAACAAAGGAGCCATGGGTGGTCCGTCTGCGTTTGCGAGATAATGAATCCGTTCAGGAAGCAGTCCGCCGGTTTCGTAAGCTGGTTGAGCACACCGGTGTGAAGAAGGAAATGCGTCGCCGCGAATATTTCG contains:
- the rpsU gene encoding 30S ribosomal protein S21 yields the protein MVRLRLRDNESVQEAVRRFRKLVEHTGVKKEMRRREYFEKPSEQKRRERRRAQRRARINNDLAKKS